The following are encoded together in the Osmia lignaria lignaria isolate PbOS001 chromosome 6, iyOsmLign1, whole genome shotgun sequence genome:
- the LOC117607599 gene encoding protein arginine N-methyltransferase 9 isoform X2 produces the protein MAVDRWHFPMLNDKLRNNAFEHAIQRRISQGYDTVLDVGTGTGLLSLYAHSAGAKKIYACDCSPVMLKIAEKVFQTNNAEDIILLSKFSSNLTIPTDISERVKLIVTETFDAGLFGEHVVPSMISVHTNILDKTGIVIPMSATLYVAAVECEYIRHRSTVIFDKVKESCSLNFDNIFVLIDEEYYDTENLKNVKVKYITEPTALFTINFNDLSDLQKFNTDGVKNVINTKCTCDGTIDGLITWFKLHLDENTTIDTSQRNSCWQIAIFSTVPKSLIKGDAIIIKGEILKGKLKCSYISPNRKFDNCDNYMFLYRLPKEIIIFLNDFEYVKLLAEVSRSLLNKEIHTILDTSPFPVYGLMLLKENKHSTILYYKTENTILRHFIEQIAEQNGFKDKLFIISKYNHIKVSLDTIFVHNFDIKGEIKNYGEEHNQEFFRCLLKPNGILLPEQIFLMGQLVFSKDLPNMVYVRDENLQGMSTLAFDANSEKKFNGIFGNTHCYGIAQYINEFKINQIFDLNSCLYLYEPLSDVNVMIEMRENEIAERIINFGKISASNNKLLPNALVCWYKIRLTSNHSYNTKRSGSFMNHTAVLLEDELKNTILQGNEVCVKVQQAEGMIRIKIK, from the exons ATGGCAGTGGATAGGTGGCATTTTCCAATGTTAAATGACAAACTAAGGAATAATGCGTTTGAACATGCGATTCAAAGGAGAATTTCCCAAGGATATGATACCGTATTAGATGTAGGAACTGGTACAGGCTTGTTAAGTTTATACGCGCACAGTGCAGGTGCTAAAAAAATTTATGCATGCGACTGTTCACCAGTGATGTTAAAAATTGCTGAAAAAGTATTTCAAACAAATAATGCTGAAGATATAATATTACTAtcgaaattttcttcaaatcttaCAATTCCGACCGATATCTCGGAAAG GGTGAAATTAATAGTAACAGAAACTTTTGATGCTGGTTTATTCGGAGAACACGTAGTACCATCCATGATAAGTGTACATACAAATATTTTGGATAAAACTGGTATAGTGATACCTATGAGCGCTACGCTTTATGTAGCTGCTGTAGAATGTGAATATATCAGACACAGATCTACTGTAATATTTGATAAAGTAAAAGAATCTTGctctttaaattttgataatatATTTGTATTGATAGATGAGGAATATTATGATacggaaaatttaaaaaatgttaaagttaAGTATATTACAGAACCTACAGCCCTTTTtactataaattttaacgatttGTCGGATTTGCAAAAGTTTAATACCGATGgagtaaaaaatgtaataaacacAAAATGTACATGCGATGGTACTATTGACGGTCTGATTACTTGGTTTAAATTACATCTCGACGAAAATACAACGATAGACACGTCACAAAGAAACTCCTGTTGGCAGATTGCTATTTTTTCGACTGTACCAAAGTCGTTGATCAAAGGAGatgcaataataattaaaggagaaatattgaaaggaaaattaaaatgttcTTATATATCACCAAATCGTAAATTTGATAATTGTGATAATTACATGTTCTTATATCGATTACCCAAAgagattataatatttttaaacgatTTTGAATATGTTAAATTACTTGCCGAAGTTAGTAGATCACTGCTTAACAAAGAAATACACACTATTTTGGATACTTCTCCTTTCCCAGTATACGGATTAATGTTATTAAAAGAGAATAAGCATAgtacaattttatattataaaacggAAAATACAATACTTCGTCATTTTATTGAACAAATAGCAGAACAAAATGGTTTTAAagacaaattatttattatatcaaaataCAATCACATTAAAGTTTCTTTAGACACTATATTTGTTcataattttgatattaaaggagaaataaaaaattatggtGAAGAACACAATCAGGAATTTTTTCG ATGTTTGCTTAAACCAAATGGTATCTTATTACCAGAGCAAATATTTCTTATGGGTCAGCTTGTGTTTTCAAAGGATTTACCAAATATGGTGTATGTTAGGGATGAAAATTTACAAGGAATGTCAACGCTTGCATTTGATGCAAATTCTGAAAag AAATTCAATGGTATTTTTGGTAATACACACTGCTATGGAATTGCGCAATACATTAATGAATTTAAG ATAAATCAAATTTTTGATTTGAATTCGTGTTTGTATTTGTACGAACCTTTATCTGATGTAAACGTAATGATAGAAAtgagagaaaatgaaattgcgGAACGTATAATAAATTTTGGAAAGATAAGTGcttctaataataaattactaCCAAATGCTTTAGTGTGTTGGTACAAAATTAGATTAACATCGAATCATAGTTACAACACAAAAAGAAGTGGATCATTTATGAATCATACAGCAGTATTATTAGAAgatgaattaaaaaatactatTTTACAAGGCAATGAAGTATGTGTAAAAGTTCAACAAGCCGAGGGTATGAtacgaataaaaattaagtaa
- the LOC117607600 gene encoding serine hydrolase-like protein gives MNQLHRESTEVKFNVPWGHIAGKIYGSSSDPKVLMVHGILDNAGSFDRLIELLPRQYQYVCIDLPGHGLSSSFPSGLPLHFFDYVYSILLVLDALKWKTCIYIAHSFGTHLGTYFNILYPGRLEKIIAIDGLVSFPVKNVVSYIQQLYNLDSYAKDSGVLYTKDEVIYALQFRRQETLKSDAAEALFKRAVTKVNDLYKYNRDVRLRYIVKPIYKLEQHKEIFREFSTPILLIVAGNSSRSKQFLKLINEITSVIDKNKFSMVIVKGNHDVHNNYPERVAPHICKFLNNELKSKL, from the coding sequence ATGAACCAGTTGCATAGGGAATCAACAGAAGTTAAGTTTAATGTTCCATGGGGTCATATTGCAGGAAAAATTTATGGATCTTCATCAGATCCAAAAGTTTTGATGGTACATGGTATTTTAGACAATGCTGGGTCATTTGACAGGTTGATAGAACTACTTCCACGCCAATACCAATATGTGTGCATAGATTTGCCAGGACATGGATTATCATCCTCATTTCCTTCTGGACTACCATTACATTTTTTTGATTATGTGTATTCGATATTACTAGTTCTGGATGCTTTAAAATGGAAAACTTGTATATATATAGCACATAGTTTTGGGACTCATCTGGgaacatatttcaatattttatatcctGGAAGACTAGAGAAGATCATAGCAATTGATGGGCTTGTATCTTTTCCAGTTAAAAATGTAGTTTCGTATATTCAACAATTGTATAATTTAGATTCTTATGCTAAAGACTCAGGAGTACTTTATACAAAAGATGAAGTAATATATGCCTTACAATTTAGAAGGCAAGAAACATTAAAAAGTGATGCAGCAGAAGCACTGTTTAAGCGTGCAGTTACAAAAGTCaatgatttatataaatataatcggGATGTTAGATTAAGATACATTGTAAAACCAATTTATAAGTTGGAACAGCACAAAGAGATCTTCAGGGAATTTTCAACCCCAATTTTGCTAATTGTAGCTGGTAATTCTAGTCGGTCAAAGCAATTCTTGAAACTAATAAACGAAATAACCAGTGTTAttgacaaaaataaattttccatgGTTATAGTAAAAGGAAATCATGATGTACATAATAATTATCCTGAAAGGGTAGCACCGCatatatgtaaatttttaaacaacgaATTAAAgagtaaattataa